A region of Leptospira inadai serovar Lyme str. 10 DNA encodes the following proteins:
- the tnpA gene encoding IS66 family insertion sequence element accessory protein TnpA, protein MNRTNVDWQQEFEEFSKSGFSQPQYCKKKGLKYSAFRYHWKRRAKIQQKEESFVEVPQSVSNSISSVGSEFLTLKIDSSGKASLQVNLQFSLGQWS, encoded by the coding sequence ATGAACAGAACAAATGTAGATTGGCAGCAAGAGTTTGAGGAATTTTCAAAAAGCGGATTTTCGCAACCGCAATACTGCAAAAAGAAAGGACTAAAATACTCGGCCTTTCGTTACCACTGGAAGAGGCGGGCTAAGATTCAGCAAAAAGAAGAGAGCTTTGTAGAAGTACCTCAATCGGTTTCAAACAGCATTTCGTCGGTAGGGTCTGAATTTTTGACCCTAAAAATAGATTCGTCCGGCAAGGCTTCGCTACAAGTAAACCTTCAGTTTAGTTTGGGACAATGGAGCTAA